The genomic window AGGGCCTCCACCCTCCCCGCCCGGGGGGCGTGGATGACCCGCTCGGAGCCGTGGCCCGCGATGAGCCCGGGCACGCCCGTGTTCGCCTCGGCGGAGCCGGAGAGGAGCACCCGGCCCAGGTCGTGGCCGCGGTTGGTCTCGACCACCGCGTGCGCGTCCACCCCGGCCGTGAAGCCGGGCCCGAGGGCCACCACCACGGGGGCCATCTCCAGGAAGGTGCCCAGGTTCCGCTTGGCGATGATGGCGTCCACCAGGGCCGCGGGCCGGAGCCGGGTCAGCAGGTCGCCGCGGGGGTCCTCGAGCACCGCCACCGGATCCCCCGGGGCCCATCGTTCCGGCAGGGCGTCGCACCGCAGGGCGCAGAGGCCCTCCACCCGGGCGGAACCGTCGTACATGGCCTCCGAGAAGCTCACCGTTCGCCGGATGGCGCTGGGGTGGGCCGTTTCCAGGGCCACCACCCGGAACCCGGCGCGCACGAGGCGCAGGATCACCCCCGTGGCCAGGTCTCCGGCCCCACGCACCACCACAAGCCGGCCTTCGATCATCGTCACGGGGCGTCCTCCTCAACGAGGATGACGCCATCGGGGGCCAGGAGGGAACCCAGCAGGACGCGGCCCGGGAAAAGCCCGGCCAGGGGCGGGAGGGCGCCGAGCGTATCGGCCTTGTTCAAGAGAAGGACCCGGGCGCCCCGGGCGTCCTTGAAGAGGCCCCGGGGGTGCCGGACCAGGGCGGCCAGGTGCTCCCAGCGGATGGGTTCAAGGGGAGCGCAGCCCGTGATTTCCGCGAAAAGCCCCGGGCGGTGGGCCACGGTCCCGTCCAGGGGCCGGCCCAGGCAGTCCAGCCCGACGACGCCCACCACCAGGTCCGTGCCCGGAGGCAGCACGGGTTCGTGGGGGGCCGGGGCCTTGACCGGCAGGCGCCGGGAGCCGTCGGCCTCCACCAGGACCAGGCCCCAGGACCCGCGCAGGACAGGGATCCAGGACGGGTGGATGCCCTTGACCTTGCCGGGGGCGTCGGCCTCCCGGGCCATGAGGATCGTGAGGCCGGGGGCCGCGGGGGGCACGGGGCCGCCGGTGAAGGGGCCTTCCAGGGCCGGGTCGAAGACCATCCTGCCCTCCCGGCCCGGTTCCAGGCGCGGGTCGGCGAGGTGGGTGGTGGTGGTGAGGAGCACGGGGCGGGGGGCCAGCTCCCGGGCCAGGCGGAACAGGGCCGTGGTCTTGCCCCCTGCGCCCACGAACGCGATGACCCCCCTGCCATCCGGCAACAGGGGCAGCAGGGCGTCCGCGAGGTTCATGGGGTGCCGCGCCGGGCCTTCCGGGCCGGAATGCGCGCCTGGATCCAGGCGGCGTCGC from Geothrix sp. 21YS21S-2 includes these protein-coding regions:
- the yqeB gene encoding selenium-dependent molybdenum cofactor biosynthesis protein YqeB — encoded protein: MIEGRLVVVRGAGDLATGVILRLVRAGFRVVALETAHPSAIRRTVSFSEAMYDGSARVEGLCALRCDALPERWAPGDPVAVLEDPRGDLLTRLRPAALVDAIIAKRNLGTFLEMAPVVVALGPGFTAGVDAHAVVETNRGHDLGRVLLSGSAEANTGVPGLIAGHGSERVIHAPRAGRVEALCAIGDTVAAGDPVLAIGGEPVPSAIGGVVRGLIRPGFEARAGLKVADVDPRCVREHCFSVSDKARAIAGGVLEALLMLGAP
- the yqeC gene encoding selenium cofactor biosynthesis protein YqeC, translating into MNLADALLPLLPDGRGVIAFVGAGGKTTALFRLARELAPRPVLLTTTTHLADPRLEPGREGRMVFDPALEGPFTGGPVPPAAPGLTILMAREADAPGKVKGIHPSWIPVLRGSWGLVLVEADGSRRLPVKAPAPHEPVLPPGTDLVVGVVGLDCLGRPLDGTVAHRPGLFAEITGCAPLEPIRWEHLAALVRHPRGLFKDARGARVLLLNKADTLGALPPLAGLFPGRVLLGSLLAPDGVILVEEDAP